One stretch of Methylopila sp. 73B DNA includes these proteins:
- a CDS encoding PilZ domain-containing protein: MFAMKKPLSDEQRRHQRVKVALLGRYMLTSRREYPCQTLDMSPGGVALIAPVPAQPGERVIVYLDHIGRVEGVMVRPIANGFAMTVTATIRKRDKLAAQLTWLANRNILGLPEDRRHERVIPRNPRAVLQTEDGALHDCRIIDVSLSGAAIQIGLDLPIGTPVMLGRTSARVVRYLENGLAVEFSRPQNLETLAEQFG; the protein is encoded by the coding sequence ATGTTCGCGATGAAAAAGCCGCTCTCGGACGAGCAACGTCGCCATCAGCGGGTCAAGGTCGCGCTTCTCGGACGTTACATGCTGACGTCGCGCCGAGAGTATCCCTGCCAGACCCTCGACATGTCTCCCGGCGGCGTTGCGTTGATCGCGCCCGTGCCGGCGCAGCCCGGCGAGCGCGTGATCGTCTATCTCGACCACATCGGTCGGGTGGAGGGCGTGATGGTGCGCCCGATCGCGAACGGCTTCGCCATGACCGTGACCGCGACCATCCGCAAACGCGATAAGCTCGCCGCGCAGCTAACCTGGCTCGCGAACCGCAACATCCTCGGCCTTCCAGAAGACCGGCGCCACGAGCGCGTGATCCCGCGCAACCCGCGCGCGGTGCTTCAGACCGAGGACGGCGCCTTGCACGATTGCCGCATCATCGACGTGTCGCTCTCCGGCGCCGCGATCCAGATCGGGCTCGATCTCCCGATCGGCACGCCGGTGATGCTCGGCCGGACCTCGGCCCGCGTCGTCCGCTACCTCGAGAACGGACTGGCCGTCGAATTCAGTCGTCCGCAGAACCTCGAGACGCTGGCGGAACAGTTCGGCTGA
- a CDS encoding iron-sulfur cluster assembly scaffold protein — MLDDIYNRRILELAAEIPRIGRLPAPDATATAHSKLCGSTVTIDLAYDGERVTDFAHEVRACALGQASSSIMARTVVGRTAEELRAVREAMRRMLKEGAPAPEGVWEDLKVLEPVREYKARHASTLLTFDAVVDALDQIESKRAA, encoded by the coding sequence ATGTTGGACGACATCTACAACCGCCGCATCCTCGAACTCGCGGCTGAAATCCCGCGCATCGGCCGCCTGCCCGCGCCCGACGCGACCGCAACCGCGCACTCGAAGCTCTGCGGCTCCACCGTGACCATCGACCTCGCCTACGACGGCGAGCGCGTCACCGACTTCGCCCACGAGGTGCGCGCCTGCGCGCTCGGCCAGGCCTCGTCCTCGATCATGGCGCGCACCGTCGTCGGCCGCACCGCCGAGGAGCTCCGCGCGGTGCGCGAAGCCATGCGCCGGATGCTGAAGGAAGGCGCTCCGGCGCCCGAGGGCGTCTGGGAGGACCTCAAGGTTCTTGAGCCCGTCCGCGAGTACAAGGCCCGGCACGCCTCGACGCTGCTGACCTTCGACGCCGTGGTGGACGCGCTGGACCAGATCGAGTCGAAGCGGGCGGCGTGA
- a CDS encoding patatin-like phospholipase family protein — protein MFPNLPFRRHPSIAATEHADAREPDSPRPPLLALALGGGAARGWSHIGVLRTLEAAGIRPDIIAGTSIGAVVGGCWAAGRLDDLEAWARSLTRRRMFGVLDVSLAGAGLIGGGKLRAQLESQLGETRIEDLAARFVAISTEYGTGHEVWLGRGDLALALRASYALPGVFEPVRVGGRWLMDGALVNPVPVSAARALGGRVVVAVGLQSEISPHGAVIQTYEATEGDDAVAAGVTRARRRLRLRRNRSKEGTPPPAADRTPGAPGIARVMVQAYNITQDRISRSRLAGDPPDVMIGPRLSGIGLFEFHRAEEAIRLGAEAAERSLDAIRDALRAFA, from the coding sequence GTGTTTCCCAATCTTCCCTTCCGCCGCCACCCGTCGATCGCCGCGACGGAGCACGCCGACGCGCGCGAGCCGGACTCTCCGCGTCCGCCGTTGCTGGCGCTCGCTCTCGGCGGCGGCGCGGCGCGCGGCTGGTCGCACATCGGCGTTCTGCGCACGCTGGAGGCCGCCGGCATCCGGCCGGACATCATCGCCGGCACGTCCATCGGCGCCGTCGTCGGCGGGTGCTGGGCCGCGGGCCGGCTGGACGATCTCGAGGCCTGGGCCCGCTCGCTCACGCGGCGGCGGATGTTCGGCGTGCTGGACGTCAGCCTCGCCGGCGCCGGCCTCATCGGCGGCGGCAAGCTCCGCGCGCAGCTCGAATCCCAGCTCGGCGAAACCCGGATCGAAGACCTCGCCGCCCGCTTCGTGGCGATCTCGACCGAGTACGGCACTGGCCACGAGGTCTGGCTCGGCCGCGGCGACCTCGCGCTGGCGCTGCGGGCGTCCTACGCGTTGCCCGGCGTGTTCGAGCCCGTGCGGGTCGGGGGGCGCTGGCTGATGGACGGCGCGCTGGTGAACCCCGTTCCTGTCTCCGCCGCCCGCGCGCTCGGGGGGCGGGTCGTGGTCGCGGTCGGGCTGCAGTCGGAGATCTCGCCCCACGGGGCCGTGATCCAGACCTATGAGGCGACCGAGGGCGACGACGCCGTGGCGGCCGGGGTGACGCGGGCGCGCCGGCGTCTGCGTCTGCGCCGCAACCGTTCGAAGGAAGGGACGCCGCCGCCGGCCGCGGACCGCACGCCGGGCGCTCCCGGCATCGCGCGGGTGATGGTTCAGGCCTACAACATCACACAGGATCGCATCTCGCGGTCGCGGCTCGCGGGCGACCCGCCCGACGTGATGATCGGCCCGCGGCTGAGCGGCATCGGCCTGTTCGAATTCCACCGCGCGGAAGAAGCGATCCGGCTCGGCGCCGAAGCCGCGGAACGCTCGCTTGACGCCATCCGCGACGCGCTGCGCGCCTTCGCCTGA
- the hisI gene encoding phosphoribosyl-AMP cyclohydrolase, protein MTDAPAAFAARGSHHEVEEGLGFAPKFDRDGLIAAIVTDADAGGVLMFAYMNAEALKATIETGVAHFWSRSRGALWRKGETSGHEMAIVELRVDCDQDALWLRVRVAGTGAACHTGRKSCFYRAAPTGPDALGAALTPVDDARLFDPAETYKTG, encoded by the coding sequence GTGACCGACGCACCCGCTGCTTTCGCCGCCCGCGGCTCACATCACGAGGTCGAGGAAGGTCTCGGGTTCGCGCCGAAGTTCGACCGCGACGGGCTGATCGCCGCGATCGTGACGGACGCGGACGCCGGCGGCGTGCTGATGTTCGCCTACATGAACGCCGAGGCGCTCAAGGCGACGATTGAGACCGGCGTCGCGCATTTCTGGTCACGGTCGCGCGGGGCGTTGTGGCGCAAGGGCGAGACCTCGGGCCACGAGATGGCGATCGTCGAACTCAGGGTCGACTGCGACCAGGACGCGCTCTGGCTCCGCGTCCGCGTCGCCGGGACCGGCGCGGCCTGCCACACCGGCCGCAAATCGTGCTTCTACCGGGCGGCGCCGACGGGCCCCGACGCGCTCGGGGCGGCTTTGACGCCCGTGGACGACGCACGCCTGTTCGACCCGGCGGAGACGTACAAGACGGGCTGA
- the thrS gene encoding threonine--tRNA ligase, whose protein sequence is MPLVTFPDGAQKSYDAGVTGADIAGQISKSLLKRTVAMALDGVVVDLADPIERDAKIEFLSREDPRALELIRHDCAHVLAEAVQTLWPQTQVTIGPVIENGFYYDFARAEPFSTEDLSAIEAEMRKIIARDRPFTKEIWSRDQAKDFFREKGEAFKVELVDAIPEDQSLKMYAQGEWKDLCRGPHMTSTGKVGDAFKLMKVAGAYWRGDSNNPMLQRIYGTAFPDRAALDAYLHMLEEAEKRDHRRLGREMDLFHFQEEGPGTVFWHPKGWTLFQALIDYSRRQQKAKGFVEVNTPQILDHSLWQTSGHWDWYRENMFVTQTEDDRVFAIKPMNCPGHVQIFKHGLRSYRELPIRMGEFGMVHRYEPSGALHGMMRVRAFTQDDSHTFCTDEQFMAETLMLNELILDMYADFGFDRIVLKLSTRPEKRVGSDALWDRAEQVMSDALETISQRYGDRVTTAINPGEGAFYGPKFEYVLRDAIGRDWQCGTIQVDFNLPERFGAFFIGADGEKHHPVMIHRAIFGSLERFTGILIEHYAGHFPLWLAPTQAVVATITSEADPYAAEVAAELRRAGLRVELDLRNEKINYKVREHSLTKTPALVVVGKKEAETRSVSIRRLGSQGQTGMSLSEAVALLAEEATPPDLKRAGMADASAPAIGKLSDAAGQLLDL, encoded by the coding sequence ATGCCTCTCGTCACCTTCCCCGACGGCGCCCAGAAGTCCTATGACGCCGGCGTCACCGGCGCCGACATCGCCGGCCAGATCTCGAAGTCGCTGCTGAAGCGCACCGTCGCCATGGCTCTCGACGGCGTGGTCGTGGACCTCGCCGACCCGATCGAGCGCGACGCGAAGATCGAGTTCCTGAGCCGCGAGGACCCGCGCGCGCTCGAGCTCATCCGCCACGATTGCGCGCACGTGCTGGCCGAAGCGGTGCAGACGCTGTGGCCGCAGACCCAGGTGACGATCGGACCGGTGATCGAGAACGGCTTCTACTACGACTTCGCCCGAGCCGAGCCGTTCTCCACCGAGGACCTCTCGGCGATCGAAGCCGAGATGCGCAAGATCATCGCGCGCGACCGGCCGTTCACGAAGGAGATCTGGTCGCGCGACCAGGCGAAGGATTTCTTCCGGGAGAAGGGCGAGGCGTTCAAGGTCGAGCTGGTCGACGCGATCCCCGAGGACCAGTCGCTCAAGATGTACGCCCAGGGCGAGTGGAAGGACCTTTGCCGCGGGCCGCACATGACCTCCACGGGCAAGGTTGGCGACGCCTTCAAGCTGATGAAGGTGGCGGGCGCCTATTGGCGCGGCGACTCGAACAACCCGATGCTCCAGCGCATCTACGGCACGGCCTTCCCCGACCGGGCGGCGCTCGACGCCTACCTCCACATGCTGGAGGAGGCGGAGAAGCGCGACCACCGGCGCCTGGGCCGCGAGATGGACCTTTTCCACTTCCAGGAAGAAGGCCCAGGCACGGTGTTCTGGCACCCCAAGGGCTGGACGCTGTTCCAGGCGCTGATCGACTACTCCCGCCGCCAGCAGAAGGCGAAGGGCTTCGTCGAGGTCAACACGCCCCAGATCCTCGACCACTCGCTCTGGCAGACCTCCGGCCATTGGGACTGGTACCGGGAGAACATGTTCGTCACGCAGACCGAAGACGACCGCGTCTTCGCGATCAAGCCGATGAACTGCCCCGGCCATGTGCAGATCTTCAAGCACGGACTGAGGAGCTACCGCGAACTGCCGATCCGCATGGGCGAATTCGGCATGGTCCATCGCTACGAGCCGTCCGGCGCGCTGCATGGCATGATGCGGGTCCGCGCCTTCACGCAAGACGACAGCCACACGTTCTGCACCGACGAGCAGTTCATGGCCGAGACGCTCATGCTCAACGAGCTGATCCTCGACATGTACGCCGACTTCGGCTTCGACAGGATCGTGCTGAAGCTCTCGACGCGGCCCGAAAAGCGGGTCGGCTCCGACGCGCTCTGGGACCGCGCGGAGCAGGTGATGAGCGACGCGCTGGAGACGATCTCGCAGCGTTACGGCGACCGCGTGACGACTGCGATTAACCCTGGCGAGGGCGCGTTTTACGGGCCGAAGTTCGAGTACGTCCTGCGCGACGCCATCGGCCGCGACTGGCAGTGCGGCACCATCCAAGTCGACTTCAACCTGCCGGAGCGGTTCGGCGCGTTCTTCATCGGCGCGGACGGCGAGAAGCACCACCCCGTCATGATCCACCGCGCGATCTTCGGCTCGCTGGAGCGTTTCACCGGGATCCTGATCGAGCACTACGCCGGGCACTTCCCGCTCTGGCTGGCGCCGACGCAGGCGGTGGTCGCGACCATCACCTCCGAGGCGGATCCCTACGCGGCCGAGGTCGCGGCGGAGCTGCGCCGGGCGGGGCTGCGGGTCGAGCTCGACCTGCGCAACGAGAAGATCAACTACAAGGTCCGCGAGCACTCCCTGACCAAGACGCCGGCGCTCGTCGTCGTCGGCAAGAAGGAGGCGGAGACCCGGTCGGTCTCGATCCGTCGCCTCGGCAGCCAGGGCCAGACGGGCATGTCGCTCAGCGAGGCCGTCGCGTTGCTCGCCGAGGAGGCGACGCCTCCGGACCTGAAGCGCGCCGGCATGGCGGACGCGTCCGCGCCCGCGATCGGCAAGCTGTCGGACGCGGCCGGACAGTTGCTCGACCTCTGA
- the folE gene encoding GTP cyclohydrolase I FolE produces MDAVVQHPFARVPIPAPKGHQTTRKPTREEAEAAVRTLIAWAGDDPAREGLIDTPKRVVKAYAELFGGYAEKAADSLERVFEDVQGYDDMVVLRDIPYFSHCEHHMVPFYGKAHVAYYPSNGVVGLSKIARVIDTYARRLQTQEALTAQITEAIDEHLKPRGVAVMIEGEHMCMAMRGIQKQGVSTVTTQFTGVFRDDPAEQVRFITLVRAAHTPR; encoded by the coding sequence ATGGACGCTGTCGTTCAGCACCCGTTTGCCCGCGTTCCGATCCCCGCCCCCAAAGGCCACCAGACCACCCGCAAGCCGACGCGGGAGGAGGCCGAGGCTGCGGTGCGCACGCTCATCGCCTGGGCGGGCGACGATCCGGCGCGCGAGGGCCTCATCGACACCCCGAAGCGCGTGGTGAAGGCTTACGCCGAACTGTTCGGCGGCTACGCCGAGAAGGCGGCCGACAGTCTCGAGCGCGTGTTCGAGGACGTGCAGGGCTACGACGACATGGTCGTGCTGCGCGACATCCCGTATTTCTCGCACTGCGAGCACCACATGGTGCCGTTCTACGGCAAGGCGCATGTCGCCTATTACCCGTCGAACGGGGTCGTCGGCCTGTCGAAGATCGCGCGGGTGATCGACACCTACGCCCGTCGCCTTCAGACCCAGGAAGCGCTCACCGCGCAGATCACCGAGGCGATCGACGAGCACCTGAAGCCCCGCGGCGTCGCCGTGATGATCGAGGGCGAGCACATGTGCATGGCGATGCGCGGGATCCAGAAGCAGGGCGTGTCCACGGTGACCACGCAGTTCACCGGCGTGTTCCGCGACGATCCGGCGGAGCAGGTGCGCTTCATCACGCTGGTGCGCGCCGCTCACACGCCGCGCTGA
- a CDS encoding PAS domain-containing protein, whose translation MKAAATRELFAYWNRLRGARAAPERADVDPGQIRGILGDTFILEASEEAQFPFRLAGSRLCDIAGHEMKGERFLELWSAADRATVLGALSTISDDAAVAVLGVTGGTELGRKVDLELVLLPLRHRGRTHARILGALAPVETPYWLGACPVTRFELASLRMIWPSGRRRAIGEASAAQPASLTPPPHALAGAARRIGRFLVFDGGR comes from the coding sequence ATGAAGGCCGCCGCCACCCGCGAGCTCTTTGCTTACTGGAACCGCCTGCGCGGCGCACGCGCGGCGCCGGAGCGCGCCGACGTCGATCCCGGCCAGATCCGCGGCATCCTCGGCGACACGTTCATCCTGGAAGCGTCCGAAGAGGCGCAGTTCCCGTTTCGACTTGCGGGGTCGCGCCTCTGCGACATCGCAGGCCACGAGATGAAAGGCGAACGCTTCCTGGAGCTCTGGTCGGCCGCCGACCGGGCGACGGTGCTCGGCGCGCTGTCCACGATCTCCGACGACGCCGCCGTCGCGGTGCTCGGCGTAACGGGCGGGACCGAACTCGGCCGCAAGGTCGACCTCGAGCTCGTTCTCCTGCCCCTTCGCCATCGCGGCCGCACCCATGCGCGCATCCTTGGCGCGCTCGCGCCGGTCGAAACGCCCTATTGGCTCGGCGCCTGCCCGGTGACGAGGTTCGAACTCGCCTCGCTGCGGATGATCTGGCCGAGCGGCCGGCGGCGCGCCATCGGCGAGGCCTCGGCGGCGCAACCGGCGTCCCTCACGCCGCCGCCCCACGCCCTCGCCGGCGCGGCCCGCCGCATCGGGCGCTTTCTGGTCTTCGACGGGGGCCGATGA
- the yidD gene encoding membrane protein insertion efficiency factor YidD: protein MPILAYRYSLSLLIGRQCRYLPTCSEFADEAFARHGAWAGGWMAAGRICRCHPWGGDGFDPVPRALPSDAAWSRPWRYARRAEIRCEHAPDAGDAA from the coding sequence CTGCCGATCCTCGCCTATCGCTACTCGCTGTCCCTGCTGATCGGCCGGCAGTGCCGCTACCTGCCGACCTGCTCGGAGTTCGCCGACGAGGCCTTCGCGCGGCACGGCGCCTGGGCGGGCGGCTGGATGGCGGCGGGGCGCATCTGCCGCTGCCACCCTTGGGGCGGCGACGGCTTCGATCCCGTGCCGCGCGCGTTGCCTTCGGACGCGGCGTGGTCTAGGCCGTGGCGCTACGCGCGCCGGGCGGAGATCCGCTGCGAGCACGCGCCCGACGCCGGCGACGCTGCCTGA
- the ribH gene encoding 6,7-dimethyl-8-ribityllumazine synthase: MAEPQRRVGGVEKTPARVLVVEARFYDAIADELLKGAKARLEAAGAAFDVVSVPGALEIPPTIAILADAASACHQPYDAVVALGCVIRGETTHYEIVTEQSARALMDLSIARKLPLGNGILTVENEAQALARASVAEMDKGGDAAAAALAVLRLKRWAGCV, translated from the coding sequence ATGGCCGAACCGCAACGCCGCGTCGGCGGCGTCGAGAAGACGCCCGCCCGCGTGCTCGTCGTCGAGGCGCGCTTCTACGACGCCATCGCAGACGAACTGCTGAAGGGAGCGAAGGCCCGCCTTGAGGCGGCCGGCGCGGCCTTCGACGTCGTCAGCGTGCCCGGCGCGCTGGAAATCCCGCCGACGATCGCGATCCTCGCCGACGCCGCCTCGGCCTGCCACCAGCCCTATGACGCGGTCGTCGCGCTCGGCTGCGTGATCCGTGGCGAGACCACCCACTACGAGATCGTCACTGAGCAGAGCGCCCGCGCGCTGATGGACCTGTCCATCGCCCGGAAGCTCCCGCTCGGCAACGGCATCCTGACGGTCGAGAACGAGGCGCAGGCGCTCGCCCGCGCCAGCGTCGCCGAGATGGACAAGGGCGGGGACGCCGCCGCCGCGGCCCTCGCCGTGCTTCGCCTCAAGCGCTGGGCGGGGTGCGTCTGA
- the nusB gene encoding transcription antitermination factor NusB has translation MAKGEQRSAARLAAVQALYQMDIAGTSLPDTLAEFESHWMGKVVDGDEYKPAEAAFFRDLVGGVLKQQRTLDPLIDQTLQAGWPLKRVEAIMRAILRSGAFELGKRKDVPVKVVISEYVDIAHAFFDRDEAGMVNAVLDAIARNVRAEDLAKG, from the coding sequence ATGGCCAAGGGCGAACAGCGCTCCGCGGCGCGGCTCGCAGCCGTGCAGGCGCTCTATCAGATGGACATCGCCGGCACGTCGCTGCCGGACACGCTGGCCGAGTTCGAATCCCACTGGATGGGCAAGGTGGTCGACGGCGACGAGTACAAGCCCGCCGAGGCCGCGTTCTTCCGCGACCTCGTCGGCGGCGTGCTGAAGCAGCAGCGCACGCTCGACCCGCTGATCGACCAGACCCTGCAGGCCGGCTGGCCGCTGAAGCGCGTCGAAGCGATCATGCGGGCGATCCTGCGCTCAGGCGCTTTCGAGCTCGGCAAGCGCAAGGACGTCCCGGTGAAGGTGGTGATCAGCGAGTACGTCGACATCGCCCACGCCTTCTTCGACCGCGACGAGGCCGGCATGGTCAACGCCGTTCTCGACGCCATCGCCCGCAACGTCCGCGCCGAGGATCTGGCGAAGGGCTGA
- a CDS encoding rhomboid family intramembrane serine protease, which translates to MREHQSRPADRRERAFNAPAVVIATIALFAAIHLWRVFLSEDADIAVLLRFAFIPARYDPASPYLPDMLGGEGAKLWTFLTYAFLHGDWTHLLVNSVAMLAFGSAVAWRFGSMRFLSFSALCAVGGAAAHLALHLDEPQPVIGASAAISGQMAAAMRFMFEAGGPLGAFRRRGRLAFSAPAVPLATALRNPQVLIFLLAWFGTNIAFGLGGMAISGETASIAWEAHIGGFLGGLVLFPLFDPKVARFRDRADASVALPRRPPAPHD; encoded by the coding sequence GTGAGAGAGCATCAAAGCCGTCCGGCCGATCGCCGGGAGCGGGCGTTCAACGCCCCCGCCGTCGTGATCGCGACCATCGCGCTGTTCGCGGCGATCCATCTCTGGCGCGTCTTTCTCTCCGAAGACGCGGACATCGCCGTTCTCCTGCGCTTCGCGTTCATCCCGGCCCGCTACGACCCGGCGTCGCCCTATCTCCCGGACATGCTCGGCGGGGAGGGCGCCAAGCTCTGGACGTTCCTCACCTACGCCTTCCTGCACGGCGACTGGACGCACCTCCTGGTCAACAGCGTCGCCATGCTGGCCTTCGGGAGCGCCGTCGCCTGGCGGTTCGGATCAATGCGGTTCCTGAGCTTCTCGGCGCTTTGCGCGGTCGGAGGAGCCGCGGCTCACCTAGCGCTTCATCTCGACGAGCCGCAGCCGGTGATTGGCGCGTCCGCGGCGATCTCGGGCCAGATGGCGGCGGCGATGCGTTTCATGTTCGAGGCCGGCGGCCCGCTCGGCGCGTTCCGCCGGCGCGGACGGCTGGCGTTCTCGGCGCCCGCGGTCCCTCTCGCGACGGCGCTACGCAACCCTCAGGTGCTGATCTTCCTTCTGGCCTGGTTCGGAACCAACATCGCCTTCGGCCTCGGCGGAATGGCGATCAGCGGAGAAACCGCGTCGATCGCCTGGGAGGCGCACATCGGCGGATTTCTCGGGGGACTCGTCCTGTTTCCGCTGTTTGATCCGAAAGTCGCACGGTTCCGTGACCGGGCTGATGCCTCCGTAGCATTGCCTCGGCGTCCTCCCGCCCCCCATGATTGA
- a CDS encoding flavin reductase family protein has protein sequence MTHFYEPSKGHGLPHDPFKAIVAPRPIGWISTVDAAGVPNLAPYSFFNGVCDSPPMVMFSSGGRKHSVANVEATGEFVCNFASHALREAMNLSSALVGPEVNEFELAGLEAAPSRLVRAPRVKASPAALECKALSVTELKGVDGAATNRFMVIGQVVGVHIEEAFLTEGLFDLAKAGALARCGYLDYASVFETFAMERPKG, from the coding sequence ATGACCCATTTCTATGAGCCCTCGAAGGGCCACGGCCTGCCGCACGATCCGTTCAAGGCCATCGTCGCGCCGCGGCCGATCGGCTGGATCTCGACCGTGGACGCTGCCGGCGTCCCGAACCTCGCGCCCTACAGCTTCTTCAACGGCGTCTGCGACAGCCCGCCAATGGTGATGTTCTCATCCGGCGGGCGGAAGCACTCGGTGGCCAACGTGGAGGCGACCGGCGAGTTCGTGTGCAACTTCGCGAGCCATGCGCTGCGCGAGGCGATGAACCTCAGCTCGGCGCTGGTCGGGCCCGAGGTGAACGAGTTCGAGCTGGCGGGTCTGGAGGCCGCTCCGTCGCGGCTGGTCCGCGCGCCGCGGGTGAAGGCGAGCCCCGCTGCGCTCGAATGCAAGGCGCTCAGCGTGACGGAGCTCAAGGGCGTCGACGGCGCCGCGACCAACCGTTTCATGGTGATCGGGCAGGTGGTCGGCGTTCACATCGAAGAGGCGTTCCTCACGGAGGGGCTGTTCGATCTCGCCAAGGCCGGAGCCTTGGCCCGCTGCGGCTACCTCGACTACGCCTCGGTGTTCGAGACCTTCGCGATGGAGCGGCCGAAGGGGTGA
- a CDS encoding nitroreductase has translation MTGPAPDALDLLSARRSVPANALAEPGPSAAELERILTVAARVPDHGKLAPWRFIVIEGEARKALDLKLAALLKAQQPELSPARIAAQENNFSASAVVVAVVSTAAPHVKIPEWEQVLSAGAVCMNLTIAANALGYGAQWLSGWAAYDAEACAAIGLTPAEKVAGFLHLGTPKERLPDRPRPDLAEIVTRWSA, from the coding sequence ATGACTGGACCCGCCCCCGACGCCCTCGATCTCCTGAGCGCGCGCCGCTCCGTGCCCGCCAACGCGCTCGCCGAGCCCGGCCCTTCGGCCGCGGAGCTCGAGCGCATCCTGACCGTCGCCGCCCGCGTGCCGGACCACGGCAAGCTCGCGCCTTGGCGCTTCATCGTGATCGAGGGCGAGGCGCGCAAGGCGCTCGACCTGAAGCTCGCAGCCCTGCTCAAGGCGCAACAGCCGGAGCTGTCCCCCGCGCGCATCGCCGCGCAGGAGAACAATTTCTCGGCCTCGGCGGTCGTGGTGGCGGTGGTCAGCACGGCGGCCCCCCACGTGAAGATTCCGGAATGGGAGCAGGTGCTGTCCGCCGGCGCCGTCTGCATGAATCTGACGATCGCCGCCAACGCGCTCGGCTACGGCGCGCAGTGGCTGAGCGGCTGGGCCGCCTACGACGCGGAGGCTTGCGCGGCGATCGGCCTGACGCCCGCCGAGAAGGTCGCCGGCTTCCTGCACCTCGGCACGCCGAAGGAGCGGCTCCCCGACCGTCCGCGGCCCGATCTGGCCGAGATCGTCACGCGCTGGTCGGCCTGA
- a CDS encoding transglutaminase-like cysteine peptidase: MQVIGGAKAPMGWTQFCADKPVECDVKPMRAAKAKLTATKLAELDKLNRKVNAQVSPVTDQELYGLEEFWTYPTDNKGDCEDYVLLKRKLLIEAGWPRQALLITVVRDLKGDGHAVLTVSTDRGDYALDNQADDVKPWFETGYTFVKRQSQTDPNQWVLLGDGVNPVGVAAAP; this comes from the coding sequence ATGCAGGTGATCGGCGGCGCCAAGGCGCCGATGGGCTGGACGCAGTTTTGCGCCGACAAGCCGGTCGAATGCGACGTCAAGCCGATGCGCGCGGCGAAGGCTAAGCTGACGGCGACGAAGCTCGCCGAACTCGACAAGCTCAACCGCAAGGTCAACGCTCAGGTGTCTCCGGTCACCGATCAGGAGCTCTACGGCCTCGAGGAGTTCTGGACCTACCCGACGGACAACAAGGGCGACTGCGAAGACTACGTCCTGCTGAAGCGCAAGCTGCTGATCGAGGCCGGCTGGCCCCGGCAGGCGCTGCTGATCACCGTGGTGCGCGACCTGAAGGGCGACGGCCACGCTGTGCTGACCGTCTCGACCGACCGCGGCGACTACGCCCTCGACAACCAAGCGGACGACGTCAAGCCGTGGTTCGAGACCGGCTACACCTTCGTGAAGCGCCAGTCCCAGACCGATCCCAACCAGTGGGTCCTGCTCGGCGACGGCGTGAACCCGGTCGGCGTCGCCGCGGCTCCGTAA
- a CDS encoding CBS domain-containing protein, producing MTVARILAFKGPEVFTASPHRTMGEIVALLAEKRIGTVVIAGADGGISGIISERDVVRSLAARGADVLSDPVSMHMTRKVFTATADESIEEIMDRMTEGKFRHVPVVEGKRLVGIVSIGDVVKHRMATAEAEASAMRDYIATA from the coding sequence ATGACGGTCGCACGCATTCTGGCGTTCAAAGGGCCTGAGGTCTTCACCGCCTCGCCGCACCGCACGATGGGCGAAATCGTCGCCCTGTTGGCCGAGAAGCGCATCGGCACGGTGGTGATCGCCGGCGCCGACGGAGGCATCTCCGGCATCATCTCCGAGCGCGACGTGGTCCGGTCGCTTGCGGCGCGCGGGGCGGACGTCCTGTCCGACCCGGTGTCCATGCACATGACCCGCAAGGTCTTCACAGCCACGGCGGACGAGTCGATCGAGGAGATCATGGACCGCATGACCGAGGGGAAGTTTCGCCACGTGCCTGTCGTGGAGGGCAAGCGACTTGTCGGCATCGTCTCGATCGGCGACGTGGTGAAGCACCGCATGGCGACGGCCGAGGCCGAGGCGTCGGCGATGCGCGACTACATCGCGACCGCCTGA